GCCGCTGCATGTCGCCGTCCGTATAGAATCCGTTGATCGTGGTGTGTCACTCGGCAGTCGGATAGTCGGTGTCGAACACGTTTTCGACCACCGGCTCGGAATCGTCGGGGTGCTCCGTCTCGGGGCTGACGCTTCCGGTTTCGTAGCCGTGGAGATCGAGGGTGACGTGTTCGAAGCCGATCTCCGAGAGATGCTCTCGCGCTGCACGGACGAAGTCGGGATCGAGCGCGCGGTCGAGTTCGTCGCTGCCGACTTCGATGCGCGCGAGTCCGTCATGATCGCGCACGCGGAACTGTTCGAACCCCCACGTTCGGAGGAGTCGCTCTGCTTTTTCGATCCGGGTGAGCCGCGACTCAGTCACGTCGAGTCCGGTCGGAATACGCGAGGAGAGACATGCCATCGAGGGTTTGTCCGCGACTGACAGCCCGTAGTGGTCAGCTGCGTCTCGGACCTCCGGCTTCGAAAAGTCGTGTGCGAGCAGCGGGGAGTAGACGTCGAGTTCTTCGACGGCTCTGAGTCCCGGCCGGTGGCCTTCGCCCGGATCGGAGGCGTTCGTCCCATCACAGACCGTCCCGATACCCAACTCGCGGGCGGTTTCGTACATCTTCCCCAGCCGCATCGTCCGGCAGTGATAACACCGGTCGTCGTCGTTTTCCACGAACGCCGGGTTTTCCAGCTCCGAGAACTCGACGATCTCGTGGCGGATGCCGATCTCGTCTGCAACGCGCTTCGTATCGGCGAGTTCCTCGGCCGGTAGCGTCTCGCTTTTCGCGGTGCACGCCACCGCGTTCTCACCGAGCGCCTCGTGGGCGAGCGCAGCGACGACGCTCGAGTCCACACCGCCGGAGAAGGCGATGAGCACCCCATCGCGCCCGGCGAGATCCTCACGAGCGTTACTCAGCTTGTCCGCGATACTCATGCAATGGGTTTGTCACCCCCACCTTTTTTGCGTTCGGATCCACCTATTTTCCGCTCGGGTGGCTGCGCCACCCTCCCGCAAAAAATCTGCATTGCAAGAGCGAAGCTCTTGCAGGCTCCCACTCGCTTCGCTCGCGGGAAGACCAAAAAAAGCCGCTCGCTTCGCTCGCGGTGAGTGACCTTGCCTCTCCCGCGACCGCTCCGCGACCGCTTCCGCACTGCTCCCGCCAGCTCTACTGATTCTCAGTCGTCAGCGTGGATGACCGGCGACTCGCCAACGACGCGTGCGACCTCGGGATAACAGGCCCGTAGTCCATCGAGATCCCCATGCTGGCGATAGTGGCAATACTCCGCCAGCGTTGCGACCAACGCGGCGGGTGCACTCTTCGCCTCGGGCTGTTCGGTCACCTCGGCTGGCTCTCGATCGTTTTCGGGGGTGTACACCGACTGAACCACCGTCCCATCACGTTGTTCGTGATAGCGCACGCGCCCACCGTTCTCGAACCAGCCAGCGACGACCGACTCTTTTGCCGCGTTGTAGCGCGTGACGTTCGCTATGCCGGGCAGATCATCGTACTCCGTCTGTGACCGACCAAGCCCGGCCGTCGCCAGTATCTCCTCGATCTGGGTAGCGTGCGCGCAACCCGTACTCCGACACGGTCTACACCACGTTCCTGTCCCCACGTCCACGACGTAATACAGTTCAGCCTTCGAGATTGTCGATCGATCCTCGACCGTCGAGAGGTTTACCGACTCGCCCAGCCGATCCCAGAACTGAAACACTGGTAACGTCATCTCGTTT
The sequence above is drawn from the Halocatena salina genome and encodes:
- the larE gene encoding ATP-dependent sacrificial sulfur transferase LarE: MSIADKLSNAREDLAGRDGVLIAFSGGVDSSVVAALAHEALGENAVACTAKSETLPAEELADTKRVADEIGIRHEIVEFSELENPAFVENDDDRCYHCRTMRLGKMYETARELGIGTVCDGTNASDPGEGHRPGLRAVEELDVYSPLLAHDFSKPEVRDAADHYGLSVADKPSMACLSSRIPTGLDVTESRLTRIEKAERLLRTWGFEQFRVRDHDGLARIEVGSDELDRALDPDFVRAAREHLSEIGFEHVTLDLHGYETGSVSPETEHPDDSEPVVENVFDTDYPTAE